In one window of Polaromonas naphthalenivorans CJ2 DNA:
- a CDS encoding nitroreductase family protein produces MTFAASPLEPAAPLHHALAEGDLPSMAALLMQSRQTILPRRLGGAGPTRPELEAILNAASAAPDHGQLLPWRFVLVPQNARGLLADVFGEALLERDSAATPEQVAQAQEKAHRAPLLMLVVVDGRRGDLKIDLFERMISAGCALQNMLLMATAMGYGSALTSGKALKSGGLRALFGLVEGEHALCFVSMGTAQSRKPPHARPSPGDYVSILSPDGGTTVF; encoded by the coding sequence ATGACTTTTGCTGCCTCGCCCCTTGAGCCCGCCGCGCCGCTTCACCATGCCCTGGCCGAGGGCGACCTGCCGTCGATGGCCGCCTTGCTCATGCAGTCGCGACAGACCATCCTGCCCAGGCGGCTGGGCGGGGCCGGCCCCACCCGGCCGGAACTGGAGGCGATCCTGAACGCCGCGTCCGCCGCGCCCGACCATGGGCAACTGCTGCCCTGGCGCTTCGTGCTGGTGCCGCAGAATGCGCGCGGGCTGCTTGCCGATGTCTTTGGCGAAGCGCTGCTGGAGCGCGACAGCGCCGCCACGCCCGAGCAGGTGGCGCAGGCGCAGGAAAAAGCCCACCGTGCGCCGTTGCTCATGCTGGTGGTGGTCGATGGCCGCCGGGGCGACCTGAAGATAGACCTGTTCGAGCGCATGATATCGGCCGGCTGCGCGCTGCAAAACATGCTGCTCATGGCCACCGCCATGGGGTACGGCTCGGCGCTGACCAGCGGCAAGGCGCTCAAGTCGGGCGGCCTGCGCGCGCTGTTTGGCCTGGTCGAGGGCGAGCATGCGCTGTGCTTTGTCAGCATGGGCACGGCGCAGTCGCGCAAGCCCCCGCATGCGCGGCCTTCGCCCGGCGATTACGTCAGCATCCTGTCGCCCGATGGCGGCACGACAGTTTTTTAG
- a CDS encoding potassium transporter Kup: MTSQKSSLAVLTVGAIGVVYGDIGTSVLYAIKEVFGSGHVPFTPDNVYGILSIFFWTLTVIVSLKYVSLVLRADNNGEGGLIAMLALASTAVQDRPELRKVLLLVGIFGTSLFYGDGVITPAISVLSAVEGLEVISPTFTKAVIPTTLVILFGLFAMQKHGTAGIGKFFGPITIVWFAVLALLGVSQIVTHPEILFALSPHYALMFMWENPGITFIILGAVVLCVTGAEALYADLGHFGKKPIRLAWFSVVMPSLVLNYFGQGALLLSNPAAVKNPFYLMAPDWALIPLVVLATLATVIASQALITGAFSVTKQAIQMGYLPRLRILHTSVRDTGQIYMPFVNWGLFVTIVLAVVMFRSSSNLAAAYGIAVCTDMLITTILTFYVIRYGWKYPLALCIAATSVFFLVDFAFFASNLMKLFAGGWFPLVIGGAVFTLMITWKQGRQILNEKLRTDAIDLSSFLDAVFVSPPLRVEGTAVFMTAEPGIVPNAMLHNLKHNKVLHDQNLFVTVVNHEVPWIGMDKRLQVESLGHDCWQVNIHYGFKNDLDLPRALQQIKNRGCQLEPMTTSYFLSRDTVIPTIGSGMAAWREKLFAQMHHNASGAADFLNLPNNSVVELGSKIEI, from the coding sequence GTGACAAGTCAAAAATCATCACTTGCCGTGCTGACCGTGGGCGCCATCGGCGTTGTTTACGGCGACATCGGCACCAGCGTCCTGTATGCCATCAAGGAAGTCTTCGGCTCCGGCCATGTTCCCTTTACCCCCGACAACGTGTACGGCATCCTGTCGATCTTCTTCTGGACCCTGACCGTCATCGTTTCGCTGAAATACGTCTCGCTGGTGCTGCGCGCCGACAACAACGGCGAGGGCGGGCTGATCGCCATGCTCGCGCTGGCCTCCACCGCCGTGCAGGACCGGCCCGAGCTGCGCAAGGTGCTGCTGCTGGTCGGCATCTTCGGCACCTCGCTGTTCTACGGCGACGGCGTCATCACGCCGGCGATTTCCGTGCTGTCGGCGGTCGAGGGCCTGGAGGTGATTTCGCCCACCTTCACCAAGGCGGTGATTCCCACCACGCTGGTCATTTTGTTTGGGCTGTTTGCGATGCAAAAGCACGGCACGGCCGGCATCGGCAAGTTCTTCGGCCCGATCACCATCGTCTGGTTTGCGGTGCTGGCGCTGCTGGGCGTGTCCCAGATCGTGACCCATCCGGAGATCCTGTTTGCGCTCAGCCCGCATTACGCGCTGATGTTCATGTGGGAAAACCCCGGCATCACCTTCATCATCCTGGGCGCCGTGGTGCTGTGCGTCACCGGCGCCGAGGCGTTGTATGCCGACCTCGGCCACTTCGGCAAGAAGCCGATCCGGCTGGCCTGGTTTTCGGTGGTCATGCCGTCGCTGGTGCTCAATTATTTCGGCCAGGGCGCGCTGCTGCTGAGCAACCCGGCGGCGGTCAAAAACCCGTTTTACCTGATGGCGCCCGACTGGGCCCTGATTCCGCTGGTCGTGCTGGCCACGCTGGCCACGGTGATCGCCTCGCAGGCGCTGATCACCGGCGCCTTCAGCGTCACCAAGCAGGCCATCCAGATGGGCTATTTGCCCCGGCTGCGCATCCTGCACACCAGCGTTCGCGACACCGGCCAGATCTACATGCCGTTCGTCAACTGGGGCCTGTTTGTCACCATTGTGCTGGCGGTGGTGATGTTTCGCTCTTCAAGCAACCTGGCGGCGGCCTACGGCATCGCGGTCTGCACCGACATGCTGATCACCACCATCCTGACCTTCTACGTGATTCGCTATGGCTGGAAGTACCCGCTGGCGCTGTGCATTGCCGCCACCAGCGTGTTTTTTCTCGTCGATTTCGCATTTTTCGCGTCCAACCTGATGAAGCTGTTCGCCGGCGGCTGGTTCCCGCTGGTGATTGGCGGCGCGGTGTTCACGCTGATGATCACCTGGAAGCAAGGCCGGCAAATCCTCAATGAAAAGCTGCGCACCGACGCGATTGACCTGTCGAGTTTTCTGGATGCGGTGTTTGTCAGCCCGCCCTTGCGGGTCGAGGGCACGGCCGTCTTCATGACCGCCGAGCCGGGCATCGTGCCCAACGCGATGCTGCACAACCTCAAGCACAACAAGGTGCTGCACGATCAAAACCTGTTTGTCACCGTGGTGAATCATGAGGTGCCGTGGATCGGCATGGACAAGCGGCTGCAGGTGGAGTCGCTGGGCCACGACTGCTGGCAGGTGAACATTCACTACGGCTTCAAGAACGACCTGGACCTGCCCAGGGCATTGCAGCAGATCAAAAACCGGGGCTGCCAGCTCGAACCCATGACAACGAGTTACTTTTTATCGCGCGACACGGTGATTCCGACCATCGGCAGCGGCATGGCGGCCTGGCGCGAAAAGCTGTTTGCGCAGATGCACCACAACGCCAGTGGCGCGGCTGATTTCCTGAACCTGCCGAACAACTCGGTGGTCGAGCTGGGCAGCAAGATCGAGATCTGA
- a CDS encoding sensor histidine kinase: MTEPSIDFAVLDLDTRQLSVLNRRAMAWLVGMLLLVTVSIVLLALFLRTVEAQEEDRRRTADAQWLDQTVRFHLRRLEADLGVLALQVQRSEEPAPPALPGGQLWRSAQAIAWHGWLAADRQPAVAAWPPFLQSAARHPDSAEALSAMLKTTRGLQRAAYAGPLPQAGDSAVQMLWLAVPVFERDRFLGDYVAAIRFDRLLDSVIPPWFFKDHAVALDADALPVAAAPPDKPSLYVAPVNLPGAPLRLRVDALNSRPALAPRIFFGIALACLAGMVVALYFLRRDTARRQRAESQLQTQMALRTAMERSVTLGLRAWNPDGRLLYANQTFCRMVGLAPSDILGHAEAMPYWPAGQGDEFELLLQSARLPMAQQVGVEMQLRHSQGHLLDVLAHGAPLTLGDGRVIGWMGSVLDITERKRVERLAARRQELLEASGRLIAVGEVASTLAHELNQPLGALSSFANGLLNRMRAGTLTLAEVTPVVERMERLAEKAGRVIQRVNAFARRQEMSLQPLALNEFIARVAGQVPLPDGLELQLRLPEQPLTLPADALLLEHALHNLVLNATEWAVHGGQRPARVRISLEQDGGLAGIRVEDSGPGVPPEQRNRIFDAFASQKTGGMGMGLSICRSIIEAHHGRIDVATSDELNGAQFTVWLPLTP, encoded by the coding sequence ATGACCGAGCCCTCCATCGACTTCGCGGTCCTCGACCTGGACACCCGCCAGCTGTCGGTGCTGAACCGCCGCGCCATGGCCTGGCTGGTCGGCATGCTGCTGCTGGTCACCGTGTCCATCGTGCTGCTGGCGCTGTTCCTGCGCACGGTGGAGGCGCAGGAAGAAGACCGCCGCCGCACCGCCGATGCCCAGTGGCTGGACCAGACCGTGCGCTTTCACCTGCGCCGCCTGGAGGCCGACCTGGGGGTGCTGGCGCTGCAGGTGCAGCGCAGCGAGGAGCCGGCGCCGCCCGCGCTGCCGGGCGGGCAGCTCTGGAGAAGCGCGCAGGCCATCGCCTGGCATGGCTGGCTGGCGGCGGACCGGCAGCCCGCTGTTGCCGCCTGGCCGCCGTTCCTGCAGTCCGCAGCGCGGCATCCCGACAGCGCCGAAGCGCTTTCCGCCATGCTCAAGACCACCCGGGGCCTGCAGCGCGCGGCCTATGCCGGCCCCTTGCCGCAGGCCGGCGACTCTGCGGTGCAGATGCTGTGGCTGGCGGTTCCGGTGTTCGAGCGCGACCGTTTCCTGGGCGACTACGTGGCCGCCATCCGCTTCGACCGGCTGCTGGACAGCGTGATTCCGCCCTGGTTCTTCAAGGACCACGCCGTGGCGCTGGACGCCGATGCCCTTCCTGTCGCTGCTGCACCGCCGGACAAACCGTCGCTTTACGTCGCGCCCGTCAACCTGCCGGGCGCACCCTTGCGCTTGCGGGTTGACGCGTTGAACAGCCGCCCGGCCCTGGCGCCGCGCATCTTTTTCGGCATCGCGCTGGCCTGCCTGGCGGGCATGGTGGTGGCGCTTTATTTTTTGCGGCGCGACACCGCCCGGCGCCAGCGGGCCGAATCGCAGCTGCAAACCCAGATGGCGCTGCGCACCGCCATGGAGCGCTCGGTCACGCTCGGCCTGCGCGCCTGGAACCCCGACGGGCGACTGCTCTACGCCAACCAGACCTTTTGCCGCATGGTGGGCCTGGCGCCCAGCGACATCCTCGGCCATGCGGAGGCGATGCCCTACTGGCCGGCCGGGCAGGGCGATGAATTCGAGTTGCTGCTGCAAAGCGCGCGCCTGCCCATGGCGCAGCAGGTCGGCGTCGAGATGCAGCTGCGCCACAGCCAGGGCCATCTGCTCGATGTGCTGGCGCATGGCGCGCCGCTGACGCTGGGCGATGGCCGGGTGATTGGCTGGATGGGCTCGGTGCTGGACATCACCGAGCGCAAGCGCGTCGAGCGGCTGGCCGCGCGCCGGCAGGAGCTGCTCGAAGCCTCCGGCCGCCTGATTGCGGTCGGCGAGGTGGCCTCGACCCTGGCGCACGAACTCAACCAGCCCCTGGGCGCGCTCAGCAGCTTTGCCAACGGCCTGCTCAACCGGATGCGCGCCGGCACCTTGACGCTGGCGGAAGTCACGCCCGTGGTCGAGCGCATGGAGCGCCTGGCGGAAAAGGCCGGGCGCGTGATCCAGCGCGTCAACGCCTTCGCCCGGCGGCAGGAAATGAGCTTGCAGCCGCTGGCGCTCAATGAATTCATCGCGCGCGTCGCGGGCCAGGTGCCGCTGCCGGACGGCCTGGAGCTGCAATTGCGCCTGCCGGAGCAGCCGCTGACCTTGCCCGCCGACGCGCTGCTGCTGGAGCACGCGCTGCACAACCTGGTGCTCAACGCCACCGAATGGGCCGTCCACGGCGGCCAGCGCCCGGCCCGCGTGCGCATCAGCCTGGAGCAGGACGGCGGCCTGGCGGGCATCCGGGTGGAAGACAGCGGCCCGGGCGTTCCCCCTGAGCAGCGCAACCGCATCTTTGACGCCTTTGCCAGCCAGAAAACCGGCGGCATGGGCATGGGGCTGTCGATCTGCCGCTCCATCATCGAAGCGCACCACGGCCGCATCGATGTCGCCACCAGCGACGAGCTGAACGGCGCACAATTTACGGTCTGGCTGCCCTTGACCCCGTAA
- a CDS encoding DctP family TRAP transporter solute-binding subunit, with amino-acid sequence MLLSSIADMHGFKGFNWINRRRLAWSACLLLAGAALAAPQKAPAPVLIRFSHVVAHDTPKGQMALRFKALVQARSGGRLRVEVYPDSQLYGDDDEMEALQLGAVEMLAPSLSKFGAVGVPEFEVFDLPFLFHDLAQVRCVTQGPTGRQLLERLSRQQMVGLGFLDNGFKQMSAGQPVQNLQDFRGLRLRVQASRVLTAQMRSLGAYPVVLPFDETQRALASGVADGAENPLSNFLTQHLDAVQRDVTLTSHGYLGYAVVSNPRFWASLDDADRSLLTLALNDALDEGNRLSARMNQQALATLRESSGVRLHALSAAQRSAMRRAVQPAYDDFERRVGRALLRQVQRDCLFQDQDLG; translated from the coding sequence ATGCTTTTGAGTAGCATAGCGGACATGCACGGCTTCAAGGGCTTCAACTGGATCAACCGCAGGCGGCTGGCCTGGAGCGCCTGCCTGCTGCTGGCTGGCGCGGCTCTGGCGGCGCCGCAAAAGGCGCCCGCGCCGGTGCTGATCCGCTTCTCGCATGTGGTGGCGCACGACACGCCCAAGGGGCAGATGGCGCTACGCTTCAAGGCGCTGGTGCAAGCGCGCTCGGGCGGGCGCCTGCGGGTCGAGGTGTATCCCGACTCCCAGCTGTATGGCGATGACGACGAGATGGAAGCCCTGCAGTTGGGCGCCGTCGAGATGCTGGCGCCTTCGCTGTCCAAGTTCGGCGCGGTGGGCGTCCCGGAGTTCGAGGTGTTTGACCTGCCTTTTTTGTTCCACGACCTGGCGCAGGTGCGCTGCGTCACGCAAGGCCCGACGGGCCGGCAACTGCTGGAGCGCCTGTCGCGCCAGCAAATGGTCGGGCTGGGTTTTCTGGACAACGGCTTCAAGCAGATGAGCGCCGGCCAGCCGGTGCAGAACCTGCAGGATTTCAGGGGGCTGCGCCTGCGCGTCCAGGCTTCGCGCGTGCTGACGGCGCAAATGCGCTCGCTGGGCGCCTACCCGGTGGTGCTGCCGTTTGACGAAACCCAGCGCGCCCTGGCGTCCGGGGTGGCCGATGGCGCGGAGAACCCGCTGTCCAACTTCCTGACGCAGCACCTGGACGCGGTCCAGCGCGACGTGACGCTGACCAGCCATGGCTACCTGGGTTATGCGGTGGTGTCCAATCCGCGTTTCTGGGCCAGCCTGGACGATGCCGACCGCAGCCTCCTGACGCTTGCGCTGAACGATGCCCTGGACGAAGGCAACCGCCTGTCTGCCCGGATGAACCAGCAGGCCCTGGCCACGCTGCGCGAATCCTCCGGCGTGCGGCTGCATGCGCTGTCGGCCGCGCAGCGCAGCGCCATGCGCCGCGCGGTGCAGCCGGCGTATGACGACTTCGAGCGCCGGGTCGGCCGGGCGCTGCTGCGCCAGGTGCAGCGCGACTGCCTGTTTCAAGACCAAGACCTAGGGTAA
- a CDS encoding hemerythrin domain-containing protein has product MTAAKPSARPAIRQVALPGHRAPGAGLEAPFEMLAACHERVERMLALQAKLQQYLLDKGCDEPARQAARDVMRYFDLAAPLHHQDEELHVFPPLLAGPDAALRELAGRLAQDHRQMEVAWIEARRTLQAIADSLDSGWTPLTPEQTAALDEFAALYRRHLDDENNSAYPAAQATLLPEAVQAMSEDMMQRRGVAPKTQEPQAGAVLKAKYAP; this is encoded by the coding sequence ATGACAGCCGCGAAGCCGTCCGCCCGCCCCGCCATTCGCCAGGTAGCGCTGCCCGGCCACCGCGCACCAGGCGCCGGGCTGGAAGCGCCGTTCGAGATGCTGGCTGCCTGCCACGAGCGCGTCGAGCGCATGCTGGCGCTGCAGGCCAAACTGCAGCAATACCTTCTGGACAAAGGCTGCGACGAGCCGGCCCGCCAGGCCGCGCGCGACGTGATGCGCTACTTCGACCTGGCCGCGCCGCTGCACCACCAGGACGAGGAGCTGCATGTGTTTCCGCCGCTGCTGGCCGGGCCGGACGCGGCCCTGCGCGAACTGGCCGGGCGGCTGGCGCAGGACCACCGGCAGATGGAAGTGGCGTGGATCGAGGCCCGCCGCACGCTGCAGGCGATTGCCGACAGCCTTGATTCGGGCTGGACGCCGCTGACGCCGGAACAAACCGCAGCGCTGGACGAATTCGCCGCCCTGTACCGCCGGCACCTCGACGATGAAAACAACAGCGCCTATCCCGCCGCCCAGGCGACCTTGTTGCCTGAAGCGGTCCAGGCCATGAGCGAAGACATGATGCAGCGCCGGGGCGTCGCGCCGAAAACCCAGGAGCCGCAGGCCGGCGCCGTGTTGAAGGCAAAATACGCGCCCTGA
- the gshA gene encoding glutamate--cysteine ligase, which yields MVPHLITALTGPINELEQRILDTTPAIERWFRLEWMEHTPPFYSSVDIRNAGFKLAPVDTNLFPGGWNNLTPQMMPLAVQAAMAAIEKICPEARNLLVVPEHHTRNPFYLANVVQLKRIFHQAGLNVRFGSLSADIKEPTMMQLPGGESLVIEPLIRTDRRLGLKDFDPCTILLNNDLSAGIPGILEDLHEQHLLPPLHAGWTVRRKSNHFKAYEEISKRFGKLLGIDPWLINPLFAQCDDINFPEGRGMECLSTHVDALLSRIRRKYKEYGINEKPFVMVKPDNGTYGMGVMTVHDAKELDTLSRKTKNKMSTTKDGQPLTEIIIQEGVLTNERIGGAVAEPVVYMMDRYVVGGFYRVHAERGVDENLNAPGASFEPLAFSDSGRLPQKGEIPGSSGPNRFYMYGVVARLAMLAASYELEATDPDAEVYD from the coding sequence ATGGTTCCGCACCTCATTACTGCCCTGACCGGCCCCATCAACGAGCTTGAACAGCGTATCCTGGACACCACGCCGGCCATCGAGCGCTGGTTCCGGCTCGAATGGATGGAGCACACGCCGCCTTTCTACAGCTCGGTGGACATCCGCAATGCCGGCTTCAAGCTCGCGCCTGTCGATACCAACCTGTTTCCGGGCGGCTGGAACAACCTGACGCCGCAGATGATGCCGCTGGCGGTGCAGGCGGCCATGGCGGCGATTGAAAAGATTTGCCCCGAGGCGCGCAACCTGCTGGTGGTGCCCGAACACCACACCCGCAACCCGTTTTACCTTGCCAATGTGGTGCAGCTCAAGCGCATTTTTCACCAGGCCGGCCTGAACGTGCGTTTTGGCTCGCTGAGCGCCGACATCAAGGAGCCGACCATGATGCAGCTGCCGGGCGGTGAGAGCCTGGTGATCGAGCCCCTGATCCGCACCGACCGCCGCCTGGGGCTCAAGGACTTCGACCCCTGCACCATTTTGCTCAACAACGACCTGTCGGCCGGCATTCCCGGCATTCTGGAAGACCTGCACGAGCAGCACCTGCTGCCGCCGCTGCACGCGGGCTGGACGGTGCGCCGAAAATCCAACCATTTCAAGGCCTACGAAGAGATTTCGAAGCGCTTTGGCAAGCTGCTCGGCATTGACCCGTGGCTGATCAATCCGCTGTTTGCCCAGTGCGACGACATCAATTTCCCGGAAGGCCGGGGCATGGAATGCTTGAGCACGCATGTCGATGCGCTGCTGTCGCGAATCCGGCGCAAGTACAAGGAATACGGCATCAACGAAAAGCCCTTCGTCATGGTCAAGCCCGACAACGGCACCTACGGCATGGGCGTCATGACGGTGCATGACGCCAAGGAGCTGGACACGCTCAGCCGCAAGACCAAAAACAAGATGAGCACGACCAAGGACGGCCAGCCGCTGACTGAAATCATCATTCAGGAAGGCGTGCTGACCAACGAGCGCATCGGGGGCGCCGTGGCCGAGCCGGTGGTGTACATGATGGACCGCTATGTGGTCGGCGGCTTTTACCGCGTGCATGCCGAGCGCGGCGTCGATGAAAACCTGAACGCGCCCGGGGCCAGCTTCGAGCCGCTGGCCTTTTCAGACAGCGGGCGCCTGCCGCAGAAGGGTGAAATCCCCGGCTCCAGCGGCCCGAACCGCTTTTACATGTACGGCGTCGTCGCCCGGCTGGCCATGCTGGCGGCCAGCTACGAGCTTGAAGCGACCGATCCGGATGCCGAGGTGTACGACTAG
- a CDS encoding dicarboxylate/amino acid:cation symporter, with protein sequence MSKTNARKPIYKSLYVQVLAAVTIGVLLGHFSPELGAQMKPLGDGFIKLIKMIIAPIIFCTVVIGIAGMEDMKKVGKTGGLALLYFEVMSTLALVIGLIVVNVLQPGSGMHIDPASLDTKSIAAYTAPGKMQGTVDFLLNVIPTSVVDAFAKGEILQVLLFSVLFGFALHRFGGRGTMVFDFIEKFSHVLFDIVGIIMKVAPIGAFGAMAFTIGKYGLGSLFSLGKLMGAFYLTCLIFVFVVLGIVSRLHGFSVFKFVRYIKEELLIVLGTSSSESVLPRMMEKLENLGARKSVVGLVIPTGYSFNLDGTSIYLTMAAVFIAQATDTPMSLTQQITLLAVLMLTSKGAAGITGSGFIVLAATLSAVGGVPVAGLALILGIDRFMSEARALTNLVGNGVATLVVAKWTGDLDMQRLHQGLDQPSLQESQEPEVILDQQVAHMAVAKSHG encoded by the coding sequence ATGTCAAAGACAAACGCGCGCAAGCCGATTTACAAGTCACTTTACGTCCAGGTCCTGGCCGCCGTCACCATCGGCGTGCTGCTGGGACACTTTTCGCCCGAACTCGGCGCCCAGATGAAGCCGCTGGGCGACGGTTTCATCAAGCTGATCAAGATGATCATCGCGCCGATTATTTTCTGTACCGTCGTGATCGGCATTGCCGGCATGGAAGACATGAAAAAGGTCGGCAAGACCGGCGGCCTGGCGCTGCTGTACTTCGAAGTGATGTCCACGCTGGCGCTGGTCATCGGCCTGATCGTCGTCAACGTCCTGCAGCCCGGATCGGGAATGCACATCGACCCGGCGTCGCTGGACACCAAGTCCATCGCCGCCTACACCGCGCCCGGCAAGATGCAGGGCACGGTGGATTTTCTGCTCAACGTGATTCCCACCTCGGTGGTGGACGCGTTTGCCAAGGGCGAGATCCTGCAGGTGCTGCTGTTCTCGGTGCTGTTTGGCTTTGCGCTGCACAGGTTTGGCGGGCGCGGCACCATGGTGTTTGACTTCATCGAGAAGTTCTCGCATGTGCTGTTCGACATCGTCGGCATCATCATGAAGGTCGCGCCGATCGGTGCCTTCGGCGCCATGGCCTTCACCATCGGCAAGTACGGCCTGGGTTCGCTGTTTTCACTGGGCAAGCTGATGGGCGCGTTCTACCTGACCTGCCTGATCTTTGTGTTCGTGGTGCTGGGCATCGTGAGCCGGCTGCACGGCTTCAGCGTGTTCAAGTTCGTTCGCTACATCAAGGAAGAACTGCTGATCGTGCTGGGCACCTCGTCGTCCGAATCGGTGCTGCCGCGCATGATGGAAAAGCTCGAAAACCTGGGTGCGCGCAAGTCGGTGGTCGGGCTGGTGATTCCGACCGGCTATTCGTTCAACCTGGACGGCACGTCGATTTACCTGACCATGGCGGCGGTGTTCATCGCCCAGGCCACCGACACGCCGATGTCGCTGACGCAGCAGATCACCCTGCTGGCCGTGCTGATGCTGACTTCCAAGGGCGCGGCCGGCATCACCGGCAGCGGCTTCATCGTGCTGGCGGCTACCTTGTCTGCCGTGGGCGGCGTGCCGGTGGCTGGCCTGGCGCTGATTCTGGGGATTGACCGCTTCATGTCGGAAGCACGCGCGCTGACCAACCTGGTGGGCAACGGCGTGGCCACGCTGGTGGTGGCGAAGTGGACGGGCGACCTGGACATGCAGCGCCTGCACCAGGGGCTCGATCAGCCCAGCCTGCAGGAGTCGCAGGAACCCGAGGTCATCCTGGACCAGCAGGTCGCCCACATGGCGGTGGCGAAGTCCCACGGCTGA
- a CDS encoding response regulator transcription factor: MNPTVHIVDDDADFRDGLAWLLDSRGLPTRSWSGGDMFLQSLRPGNPMWECCVVLLDIRMEPLSGLATFEQLKAMGWPWPVLFLTGHGEMSMAVAAVKNGAWDFLEKPFQNNLLVDKVEAARQAALALQADSQERLLFQQSLAALSAREREVLDQLLQGHYNKNIAEHLGITPRTVEFHRANIFEKLRVNSAVELAHRMGRLA; encoded by the coding sequence ATGAACCCCACCGTTCACATCGTCGATGACGATGCCGACTTCCGCGACGGCCTGGCCTGGCTGCTGGACTCGCGCGGGCTGCCGACGCGCAGCTGGAGCGGCGGCGACATGTTCCTGCAGTCCTTGCGCCCCGGCAATCCCATGTGGGAATGCTGCGTGGTGCTGCTGGACATCCGCATGGAGCCGCTGTCCGGCCTGGCCACGTTCGAGCAGCTCAAGGCCATGGGCTGGCCCTGGCCGGTGCTTTTCCTGACCGGCCACGGCGAGATGAGCATGGCCGTGGCGGCGGTCAAGAACGGCGCCTGGGATTTCCTGGAAAAACCGTTCCAGAACAACCTGCTGGTCGATAAGGTCGAAGCCGCCCGCCAGGCCGCGCTCGCCCTGCAGGCCGACTCGCAGGAGCGCCTGCTGTTCCAGCAGTCCCTGGCCGCGCTCAGCGCGCGCGAGCGCGAGGTGCTGGACCAGCTGCTGCAAGGCCACTACAACAAGAACATCGCCGAGCACCTGGGCATCACCCCGCGCACGGTGGAGTTCCACCGGGCCAATATCTTTGAAAAGCTGCGCGTGAATTCAGCGGTCGAGCTGGCCCATCGCATGGGGCGCCTGGCCTGA
- a CDS encoding glutamate-5-semialdehyde dehydrogenase: protein MNALNIADYMQTLGLQAKTASAQVARAPAAIKNRALKNLAALLRQNLGSLQAANQRDLERASAAGLAGPLLDRLKLSAKDLETVALGCEQLAAMPDVIGEIIGMKEQPSGIRVGQMRVPIGVFGMIYESRPNVTIEAASLAIKSGNACILRGGSEAIESNKALAALVRQALEQAGLPADAVQLVGTTDREAVGQLIAMPQYVDVIIPRGGKGLIERISRDAKVPVIKHLDGNCHVYVDDPCDIAMAVKIADNAKTQKYSPCNATEGLLVARGVADAFLPQIAAIYAAKGVEMRCDEAAAHILHAHPAIESIANIVPASEQDWYEEYLAPVISIKVVSGVEEAIAHINRYSSHHTDAILTRDHMHAQQFLREVDSASVMVNASTRFADGFEFGLGAEIGISTDKFHARGPVGIEGLTSLKYVVLGQGEVRT from the coding sequence ATGAACGCCCTCAACATCGCTGACTACATGCAGACTCTCGGTTTGCAGGCAAAAACGGCTTCTGCGCAGGTGGCGCGTGCACCGGCAGCTATCAAAAACAGAGCATTGAAAAACCTGGCCGCCCTGCTGCGCCAGAACTTGGGAAGCCTGCAGGCGGCCAACCAGCGCGACCTGGAGCGGGCCAGCGCCGCCGGGCTGGCCGGGCCGCTGCTCGACCGCCTCAAGCTCAGCGCCAAAGACCTGGAAACCGTGGCGCTCGGCTGCGAGCAGCTCGCCGCCATGCCCGACGTGATCGGCGAGATCATCGGTATGAAGGAGCAGCCCAGCGGCATCCGCGTCGGCCAGATGCGCGTGCCGATTGGCGTCTTCGGCATGATTTACGAAAGCCGCCCGAACGTGACGATTGAAGCGGCATCGCTGGCCATCAAGAGCGGCAACGCCTGCATCCTGCGCGGCGGCTCCGAGGCCATCGAGTCGAACAAGGCGCTGGCCGCTCTGGTGCGTCAGGCGCTCGAACAAGCCGGCCTGCCGGCGGACGCGGTGCAGCTCGTCGGCACCACCGACCGCGAGGCCGTCGGCCAGCTCATCGCCATGCCGCAGTATGTCGATGTCATCATCCCGCGCGGCGGCAAGGGCCTGATCGAGCGCATCAGCCGCGATGCCAAGGTGCCGGTCATCAAGCACCTGGACGGCAACTGCCATGTCTATGTCGATGACCCGTGCGACATCGCCATGGCCGTGAAAATCGCCGACAACGCCAAGACGCAGAAATACAGCCCGTGCAACGCCACCGAGGGCCTGCTCGTGGCACGCGGCGTGGCCGATGCGTTTTTGCCGCAAATCGCCGCCATCTACGCCGCCAAGGGCGTTGAAATGCGCTGCGATGAGGCTGCAGCGCATATCCTGCATGCGCATCCAGCTATTGAATCAATAGCAAACATCGTTCCGGCCAGCGAGCAGGACTGGTACGAGGAATACCTGGCGCCGGTCATCAGCATCAAGGTCGTGTCCGGCGTCGAAGAGGCGATTGCGCACATCAACCGCTACTCCAGCCACCACACCGACGCCATCCTGACGCGCGACCACATGCATGCCCAGCAGTTTTTGCGCGAGGTCGATTCGGCCAGCGTGATGGTCAACGCCAGCACGCGCTTTGCCGACGGCTTCGAGTTTGGCCTGGGCGCGGAAATCGGCATCAGCACCGACAAGTTCCATGCGCGCGGGCCGGTCGGCATCGAGGGCCTGACCTCGCTGAAATACGTGGTGCTGGGCCAGGGCGAAGTCCGCACCTGA